In one window of Skermanella rosea DNA:
- the moaD gene encoding molybdopterin converting factor subunit 1 has protein sequence MKLLYFAWLRTKTGITQEEVAPPEHVRDVASLVEWLRTRGPQFADAFANAAVIRVAVNQEYARPDHPLRAGDEVALFPPVTGG, from the coding sequence ATGAAGCTGCTCTATTTCGCCTGGCTGCGGACCAAGACCGGGATCACCCAGGAGGAGGTGGCGCCGCCCGAGCATGTGCGCGACGTGGCGTCCCTGGTCGAGTGGCTGCGCACCCGCGGCCCCCAGTTCGCGGACGCCTTCGCGAACGCCGCCGTCATCCGGGTGGCGGTCAACCAGGAGTACGCCCGCCCCGACCATCCGCTCCGCGCCGGGGACGAGGTGGCGCTCTTCCCGCCCGTGACGGGGGGCTGA
- a CDS encoding cytosine deaminase — protein MPIPFQKSFAGASLGAKFWLKKATVPLSLIEDPPPEVAIRADGDGLAAVDLRIEHGKVAAVLPGGTAPCCGPGVNLENGIVWPCPVDLHTHLDKGHIWPRRENPDGTFMGALGAVEQDREAHWSARDVAARMEFGLKCSYAHGTAAVRTHLDSLGKQAEISWPVFAEARERWAGRITLQAVSLIMIETYLTDEGVRIADLVQRHGGVLGCVSYMIPDLDAALDRLFALAAERGLDVDFHVDETGDPAADSLHHIARAVLRAGFKGRVLCGHCCSLATQEPERALATLDLVAEAGLSVVTLPMCNLYLQDRTPGRTPRWRGVTLLHEMRTRGIPVAVASDNCRDPFYGYGDHDMVEVYREATRILHLDRPVGDWPRTTAPVPARVMRLADAGLIGAGRTADLLVFRSRTYSELLSRPQSDRTVLRAGVPLEAKVPDYRELDELFA, from the coding sequence ATGCCGATTCCGTTCCAGAAGTCCTTCGCCGGCGCGTCCCTGGGCGCGAAGTTCTGGCTGAAGAAAGCTACCGTTCCCCTGTCCCTGATCGAGGATCCGCCGCCCGAGGTGGCGATCCGCGCCGACGGCGACGGTCTCGCGGCGGTCGATCTGCGGATCGAGCACGGCAAGGTCGCGGCGGTCCTTCCCGGCGGCACGGCGCCCTGCTGCGGCCCCGGCGTCAACCTGGAGAACGGCATCGTCTGGCCGTGTCCGGTCGATCTGCATACCCATCTGGACAAGGGGCACATCTGGCCGCGCCGGGAGAACCCGGACGGCACCTTCATGGGCGCGCTCGGGGCTGTCGAACAGGACCGCGAGGCCCACTGGAGCGCCCGGGACGTGGCCGCCCGGATGGAGTTCGGGCTGAAATGCAGCTACGCCCACGGCACCGCCGCAGTCCGCACCCACCTGGATTCGCTGGGGAAACAGGCCGAGATCTCCTGGCCGGTGTTCGCCGAGGCGCGCGAGCGCTGGGCCGGCCGCATCACCCTTCAGGCGGTCTCGCTGATCATGATCGAGACCTACCTGACCGACGAGGGGGTCCGGATCGCCGACCTGGTGCAGCGCCATGGCGGCGTGCTGGGCTGCGTCAGTTACATGATCCCCGACCTGGACGCGGCGCTGGACCGGCTGTTTGCGCTGGCGGCGGAGCGCGGACTCGACGTGGATTTCCACGTGGACGAAACCGGCGACCCCGCCGCCGACAGCCTGCACCATATCGCCCGGGCCGTGCTGCGCGCGGGCTTCAAGGGCAGGGTGCTGTGCGGCCACTGCTGCAGCCTCGCCACCCAGGAGCCGGAGCGGGCGCTAGCCACCCTGGACCTGGTGGCCGAGGCGGGACTTTCCGTGGTGACGCTGCCCATGTGCAACCTCTATCTCCAGGACCGGACGCCGGGTCGGACCCCGCGCTGGCGCGGCGTCACCCTGCTGCACGAGATGCGGACCCGCGGCATCCCGGTGGCGGTCGCCTCCGACAATTGCCGCGACCCGTTCTATGGCTACGGCGACCACGACATGGTGGAGGTTTACCGCGAGGCGACCCGCATCCTGCACCTGGACCGCCCGGTCGGCGACTGGCCGCGCACGACGGCCCCGGTTCCCGCCCGGGTGATGCGGTTGGCCGACGCCGGCCTGATCGGCGCCGGCCGCACGGCCGACTTGCTGGTTTTCCGGTCGCGCACTTACAGCGAGTTGCTGTCGCGGCCCCAGTCTGACCGCACGGTCCTGCGCGCCGGCGTTCCGCTGGAGGCGAAGGTGCCGGATTACCGGGAGTTGGACGAGCTGTTCGCGTAA
- the pgsA gene encoding CDP-diacylglycerol--glycerol-3-phosphate 3-phosphatidyltransferase, producing MLTSLPNLLTLSRIIVIPIIIGLFFVREHWAAWTACALFALAAITDYFDGYLARSWSQVSIVGKFLDPIADKLLVAAVLFMLVAVDKLSGISVLPAVLILLREVLVSGLREFLAGIRVGMPVSKLAKWKTAIQMVALGILIVGNDGPSGVPVQAIGEMGLWAAGLLTLITGWDYMQAGWKHMNEEREPEPEAVPRPAQPHGANTARSAG from the coding sequence ATGCTGACCAGCCTGCCCAATCTTCTGACACTCTCACGGATCATCGTCATCCCGATCATCATCGGGCTGTTCTTCGTCCGTGAGCACTGGGCGGCCTGGACCGCGTGCGCCCTGTTCGCCCTGGCCGCGATCACCGACTATTTCGACGGCTACCTGGCGCGGAGCTGGTCGCAGGTGTCGATCGTCGGCAAGTTCCTCGACCCGATCGCCGACAAGCTCCTGGTCGCCGCCGTGCTGTTCATGCTGGTGGCGGTGGACAAGCTGAGCGGAATCTCGGTGCTGCCGGCCGTCCTGATCCTGCTGCGGGAGGTGCTGGTCTCGGGCCTGCGCGAGTTCCTGGCCGGGATCCGCGTCGGCATGCCCGTCAGCAAGCTCGCCAAATGGAAGACCGCGATCCAGATGGTGGCCCTCGGCATCCTGATCGTCGGCAACGACGGCCCGTCCGGCGTGCCGGTCCAGGCGATCGGCGAGATGGGCCTGTGGGCCGCCGGGCTGCTGACCCTGATCACCGGCTGGGACTACATGCAGGCTGGCTGGAAGCACATGAACGAGGAACGGGAACCCGAGCCGGAAGCGGTGCCCCGCCCGGCCCAGCCGCACGGCGCCAACACGGCGCGCAGCGCGGGCTGA
- a CDS encoding substrate-binding periplasmic protein has translation MFQRDGAGNKSSFFGKAVQTAAALVLCAGLFAAGTARADIRIVTGVLPPLTDDSGTDKGFLYDVVEEIKKLVKVSAPIEMMLWTDASKIAQNEANIVIFPLTRTPQRENSFRWITKMFDMKRSFTTLPGAAPINTPEEAKKVASIGVLERSSSQTFLKEYGLTNTVEFPSNKALVEGLAAGKVVSIYGINPMTVSEWRGIGRKDQLVFGTPVEITGSFIGTSLKGDLVKIEEWQSAFEVIQQDGTFDRLLAKYGLN, from the coding sequence ATGTTCCAGCGCGATGGTGCGGGCAACAAGAGCAGCTTTTTCGGCAAGGCCGTCCAAACCGCCGCAGCCCTGGTGCTGTGCGCCGGGTTGTTCGCCGCTGGCACCGCCCGGGCCGATATCCGGATCGTCACCGGCGTCCTGCCCCCGCTGACCGACGACTCGGGGACCGACAAGGGCTTCCTGTACGACGTCGTCGAGGAGATCAAGAAGCTGGTGAAGGTTTCGGCCCCGATCGAGATGATGCTCTGGACCGACGCGTCGAAGATCGCCCAGAACGAAGCCAACATCGTGATCTTCCCGCTGACCCGGACGCCGCAGCGGGAGAACAGCTTCCGCTGGATCACCAAGATGTTCGACATGAAGCGGTCCTTCACCACCCTGCCGGGCGCGGCGCCGATCAACACGCCGGAGGAGGCCAAGAAGGTCGCCTCGATCGGCGTGCTGGAGCGCAGCTCCTCCCAGACCTTCCTGAAGGAATACGGGCTGACCAACACCGTCGAGTTCCCGTCCAACAAGGCCCTGGTGGAAGGGCTGGCCGCCGGCAAGGTCGTGTCGATCTACGGCATCAACCCGATGACCGTCAGCGAGTGGCGCGGCATCGGCCGCAAGGACCAGTTGGTGTTCGGCACCCCGGTGGAAATCACCGGCTCCTTCATCGGCACCAGCCTCAAGGGCGACCTGGTCAAGATCGAGGAGTGGCAGTCGGCCTTCGAGGTGATCCAGCAGGACGGAACCTTCGACCGGCTGCTCGCCAAGTACGGCCTGAACTGA
- a CDS encoding phosphodiesterase, whose product MTEPGALAAGRIDTGAALAATVAHLNRLRPRPDLVVITGDLANGPRPAEYEALARLLAPLEPPWCAIPGNHDDRDALRALCAGQPWLPAPGPFFNYAIDHLPVRLIALDTVVPGETPGLLCDRRSDWLADRLAEAPGRPTVLLMHHPPHEVGVGFMDSLRCFGTERLARLVENHPAVERILCGHVHRPTLVRWHGTVVSTAPSAAFQFALALEPGSPPTVSDEPPALALHLWRAGQGLVSHLQAVGS is encoded by the coding sequence GTGACCGAACCAGGCGCGCTCGCCGCGGGCCGGATCGACACCGGCGCCGCCCTGGCCGCCACCGTGGCGCACCTGAACCGCCTGCGTCCCCGGCCGGACCTGGTGGTGATCACCGGCGACCTCGCCAACGGCCCCCGTCCGGCCGAGTACGAGGCGTTGGCACGGCTGCTGGCCCCGTTGGAGCCGCCCTGGTGCGCGATCCCGGGCAACCACGACGACCGGGACGCGCTCCGCGCGCTGTGCGCCGGCCAGCCTTGGCTGCCGGCCCCCGGGCCGTTCTTCAACTATGCGATCGACCACCTGCCGGTGCGGCTGATCGCCCTGGACACGGTGGTGCCCGGCGAGACCCCGGGACTGCTGTGCGACCGGCGGAGCGACTGGCTGGCCGACAGGCTCGCGGAGGCGCCGGGGCGGCCGACCGTCCTGCTTATGCACCACCCGCCCCACGAGGTCGGGGTCGGCTTCATGGACTCGCTGCGCTGCTTCGGGACGGAACGCCTGGCCCGCCTGGTGGAGAATCACCCGGCGGTCGAGCGGATCCTGTGCGGCCATGTTCATCGTCCCACCCTGGTCCGGTGGCACGGCACCGTGGTCAGCACCGCGCCGAGCGCCGCTTTCCAGTTCGCCCTCGCCCTGGAGCCGGGTTCGCCGCCGACGGTGTCGGACGAGCCGCCGGCCCTGGCCCTTCATTTGTGGCGGGCCGGACAGGGGCTGGTCAGCCATCTGCAGGCCGTCGGCTCGTGA
- a CDS encoding SDR family oxidoreductase: protein MVTIKKKAVLITGAGKRIGRAMALDLASHGWGVAVHYFTSKDDADAVVTEITRAGGRAAAVQANLGSEADTVGLVPAAAERLGPLTALINNASVFERDEIGTADRESWDRHMEANLRAPLVLSQAFAKQLPAEERGCIVNILDQRVWNLTPHFLSYTLSKAGLWTLTQTLALALAPRIRVNGIGPGPTLKNDRQTEEHFAAQWENIPLQRPTSPQEICDGVRFILDAPAMTGQMIALDGGEHLGWAQPGRGFVAVE from the coding sequence ATGGTAACGATCAAGAAGAAAGCCGTGTTGATCACGGGGGCCGGCAAACGCATCGGCCGGGCCATGGCGCTGGACCTTGCCTCCCATGGCTGGGGCGTCGCCGTCCATTATTTCACGTCCAAGGACGACGCCGACGCCGTGGTGACCGAGATCACCCGCGCCGGCGGCCGGGCCGCGGCCGTCCAGGCCAACCTCGGCAGCGAGGCCGACACGGTCGGGCTGGTCCCGGCGGCGGCCGAGCGGCTGGGGCCGCTGACCGCGCTGATCAACAATGCCAGCGTGTTCGAACGCGACGAGATCGGCACTGCCGACCGGGAGAGTTGGGACCGGCACATGGAAGCCAACCTGCGGGCTCCCCTGGTGCTCTCCCAGGCCTTCGCAAAGCAGCTCCCGGCGGAGGAGCGCGGCTGCATCGTCAATATCCTGGACCAGCGGGTCTGGAACCTGACGCCGCATTTCCTCTCCTACACCCTGAGCAAGGCCGGCCTGTGGACGCTGACCCAGACCCTGGCCCTGGCGCTGGCGCCGCGAATCAGGGTCAACGGCATCGGACCGGGGCCGACCCTGAAGAACGACCGCCAGACGGAAGAGCATTTCGCGGCGCAATGGGAGAACATCCCGCTCCAGCGGCCGACCTCGCCGCAGGAGATCTGCGACGGGGTCCGCTTCATCCTGGACGCTCCCGCGATGACCGGGCAGATGATCGCGCTGGACGGCGGCGAGCATCTTGGCTGGGCACAGCCGGGACGCGGATTCGTGGCAGTCGAGTAG
- a CDS encoding universal stress protein, giving the protein MLRKILVPLIGRDCDRSVLAMGFSVAKTFDAHVEALHVGGDPRDMVPMLGDGLSGVMIEEIMKAAEQEFAADAEIARKHFEAARAAAQAALVQSAPGPGMASGRMRTVTGVMEDVIPHEARLADLVVFPQTAGIGDSRLSVTLEATLLGSARPLLLAPERPPAKIGGTVAIAWNGGAECARAVAAAMPFLIRAASVRIVTADTAVTSAEEAARLADYLAWHGIQPMVDTIRPAKESVGAALIARVGELEADLLVMGGYGHSRVREMILGGVTRHVLSHPGLPVLMAH; this is encoded by the coding sequence ATGCTCCGAAAAATCCTGGTGCCACTGATCGGCCGCGACTGCGACCGCTCGGTCCTCGCGATGGGCTTCTCCGTCGCCAAGACGTTCGATGCCCATGTCGAGGCGCTGCATGTGGGCGGCGACCCGCGCGACATGGTTCCGATGCTGGGCGACGGGCTGTCCGGGGTCATGATCGAGGAGATCATGAAGGCGGCCGAGCAGGAATTCGCCGCCGACGCCGAGATCGCCCGGAAGCATTTCGAGGCGGCGCGCGCGGCCGCCCAGGCGGCCCTGGTGCAGTCCGCTCCCGGTCCGGGCATGGCATCGGGCCGGATGCGGACGGTGACCGGCGTGATGGAGGACGTGATCCCCCACGAGGCGCGGCTGGCCGATCTGGTCGTCTTTCCGCAGACGGCGGGGATCGGCGACAGCCGGCTTTCGGTGACGCTTGAAGCGACCCTGCTCGGTTCGGCCCGGCCGCTGCTGCTGGCCCCGGAACGGCCGCCGGCCAAGATCGGCGGGACGGTCGCGATCGCCTGGAACGGCGGGGCCGAATGCGCCCGCGCGGTCGCGGCGGCCATGCCTTTCCTGATCCGGGCCGCGTCGGTCCGCATCGTCACGGCCGATACCGCCGTCACCTCCGCCGAAGAGGCTGCCCGCCTGGCGGACTATCTCGCCTGGCACGGCATCCAGCCCATGGTCGACACGATCCGGCCGGCGAAGGAGTCGGTCGGCGCCGCCCTGATCGCCCGCGTCGGCGAACTGGAGGCCGACCTGCTGGTCATGGGCGGTTACGGCCACAGCCGGGTCCGCGAGATGATCCTCGGCGGCGTGACCCGGCACGTCCTGTCCCATCCCGGACTGCCGGTCCTGATGGCGCACTGA
- the uvrC gene encoding excinuclease ABC subunit UvrC, which translates to MAADQTVQPTPDITEPDITKTVEPAASPAPAARRRASAGNLAQGAEVIRGYLRTLPNSPGVYRMMNEAGDVLYVGKAKNLKKRVVNYTHVMKLPNRLQRMVAETTTMEFVTTHTEVEALLLESNLIKRLMPRYNVLLRDDKSFPYIKITRDHDYPQLTKHRGVRDKAADYFGPFASGSAVNRTVTALQRAFQLRNCADTVYATRTRPCLQYQIKRCTAPCVGRVTPEEYQAQVAQARAFLSGKSRDIQAEFARQMQAAAEALDFETAARYRDRIRALTATQAHQDINVEGVEDADVIACHQDGGSTCIQVFFFRGGSNYGNRAYFPSHDRNLELSEVLGSFISQFYDNKPAPRLILVSQEPAEQELIAEALSLRAGHRIDLVEPKRGDKKRLVDHALVNAREALGRRLSESASQARLLEGVAEAFGLDSVPERIEVYDNSHIQGTNAIGGMIVAGPDGLMKNSYRKFNIRSDIAPGDDYGMMREVLTRRFSRALKEDPERERGTWPDLVLIDGGQGQLSAAMEVFNDLDITDLAVVSIAKGPDRNAGRERFFMPGRPPFGMDPKDPVLYFLQRLRDEAHRFAIGTHRARRTKAIGQSVIDEIPGIGPSRKKALLHHFGSARGVERAGLADLEAVEGINRTVAKKIYDHFHPDG; encoded by the coding sequence ATGGCAGCAGATCAGACCGTACAGCCCACGCCCGATATCACCGAGCCCGATATCACCAAGACGGTGGAACCCGCAGCGTCCCCCGCTCCGGCGGCCCGCCGTCGCGCGAGCGCGGGCAACCTGGCGCAGGGGGCCGAGGTGATCCGGGGATATCTCCGGACGCTGCCGAACAGCCCCGGCGTCTACCGGATGATGAACGAGGCCGGCGACGTGCTGTATGTCGGCAAGGCCAAGAACCTGAAGAAGCGCGTGGTCAACTATACCCACGTGATGAAGCTGCCCAACCGTCTGCAGCGGATGGTGGCGGAGACGACGACCATGGAGTTCGTCACGACCCACACCGAGGTCGAGGCGCTGCTGCTGGAGTCGAACCTGATCAAGCGGCTGATGCCGCGCTACAACGTGCTGCTGCGGGACGACAAGTCCTTCCCCTACATCAAGATCACCCGCGACCACGACTATCCCCAGCTGACCAAGCATCGTGGGGTCCGCGACAAGGCGGCCGACTATTTCGGCCCGTTCGCGTCGGGCAGCGCGGTGAACCGGACGGTGACCGCCCTCCAGCGCGCCTTCCAGCTCCGCAACTGCGCCGACACGGTCTATGCGACCCGGACCAGGCCCTGCCTGCAATACCAGATCAAGCGCTGCACGGCGCCCTGCGTCGGCCGGGTGACGCCCGAGGAGTACCAGGCCCAGGTGGCCCAGGCGCGCGCCTTCCTGTCGGGCAAGAGCCGCGACATCCAGGCGGAGTTCGCCCGGCAGATGCAGGCCGCGGCGGAAGCGCTCGACTTCGAGACCGCCGCCCGCTACCGCGACCGCATCCGGGCCCTGACCGCCACCCAGGCGCACCAGGACATCAATGTCGAGGGGGTCGAGGACGCCGACGTGATCGCCTGCCACCAGGACGGCGGTTCCACCTGCATCCAGGTGTTCTTCTTCCGGGGCGGCAGCAACTACGGCAACCGCGCCTATTTCCCCAGCCACGACCGGAACCTGGAGCTGTCGGAGGTGCTGGGCTCCTTCATCAGCCAGTTCTACGACAACAAGCCCGCTCCCCGCCTGATCCTGGTCAGCCAGGAGCCGGCGGAGCAGGAGCTGATCGCCGAGGCGCTGAGCCTGCGCGCCGGCCACAGGATCGACCTGGTCGAGCCCAAGCGCGGCGACAAGAAGCGCCTGGTCGACCACGCGCTGGTCAATGCCAGGGAGGCGCTGGGCCGCCGGCTGTCGGAGAGCGCGTCGCAGGCCCGCCTTCTGGAAGGCGTCGCCGAGGCTTTCGGGCTGGACTCGGTGCCGGAGCGGATCGAGGTCTACGACAACAGCCACATCCAGGGCACCAACGCGATCGGCGGCATGATCGTCGCCGGGCCGGACGGCCTGATGAAGAACAGCTACCGCAAGTTCAACATCCGCTCCGACATAGCGCCGGGCGACGACTACGGCATGATGCGGGAAGTGCTGACCCGCCGCTTCTCCCGCGCGCTGAAGGAGGACCCGGAGCGCGAACGCGGCACCTGGCCCGACCTGGTGCTGATCGACGGCGGCCAGGGACAGCTGAGCGCCGCCATGGAGGTGTTCAACGACCTGGACATCACCGACCTGGCGGTCGTGTCGATCGCCAAGGGTCCCGACCGCAACGCCGGGCGGGAACGTTTCTTCATGCCCGGCCGGCCGCCGTTCGGGATGGACCCGAAGGATCCGGTGCTCTATTTCCTGCAGAGACTGCGCGACGAAGCCCACCGTTTCGCCATCGGCACCCATCGGGCACGCCGGACGAAGGCGATCGGCCAGTCGGTGATCGACGAGATTCCGGGAATCGGGCCGTCGCGCAAGAAGGCCCTGCTGCACCATTTCGGATCGGCCCGGGGCGTCGAACGGGCCGGCCTTGCCGATCTGGAGGCAGTCGAGGGGATCAACCGGACGGTGGCGAAAAAGATTTATGACCACTTCCATCCAGACGGCTAG
- a CDS encoding molybdenum cofactor biosynthesis protein MoaE, with protein sequence MAIRVQREDFDVGAELAALTEGNHGIGGVTSFVGLVREMGGGPSAMTLEHYPGMTERQLAGIEDEARRRWPLQAVLIIHRYGRLEPGDRIVLVATASAHREAAFESCHFLIDWLKTRAPFWKLEENSEGSRWVEAKEDDDAAAARWVLRTAPEGGSS encoded by the coding sequence ATGGCGATCCGCGTCCAGCGGGAGGATTTCGACGTCGGCGCCGAACTGGCGGCCCTGACCGAAGGCAACCACGGCATCGGCGGAGTCACCAGCTTCGTCGGCCTCGTGCGCGAGATGGGCGGCGGGCCGAGCGCCATGACGCTGGAACACTATCCGGGCATGACGGAACGCCAGCTGGCCGGGATCGAGGACGAGGCGAGGCGCCGCTGGCCGCTCCAGGCGGTGCTGATCATCCATCGCTACGGCCGCCTGGAGCCCGGCGACAGGATCGTGCTGGTCGCCACCGCCAGCGCCCACCGCGAGGCCGCCTTCGAGAGCTGCCACTTCCTGATCGACTGGCTGAAGACCCGCGCGCCCTTCTGGAAGCTGGAGGAAAACTCCGAGGGCAGCCGCTGGGTAGAGGCGAAGGAGGACGACGATGCCGCGGCGGCGCGCTGGGTCCTTCGGACGGCGCCGGAGGGTGGATCGTCCTGA
- a CDS encoding bifunctional aminoglycoside phosphotransferase/ATP-binding protein — translation MTHDPAPSDQAAVVEFLSAPGTHGGAAVERVDTHGSIVFLAGDRVYKLKRAVRFPYMDYGTVERRRAACEAEVRLNRRTAPSVYLGIAPVLRRPDGSLALGGIGASVSEPGVPADWVVAMARLDQDTLFDRMADRGALTAGLMRDLAETIAAFHAGAEVVTDRGGAGAMRWVVEDNIAELAERPDDFPPDCVRALGTASTAALDRLGGLLDRRRDGGFVRFCHGDLHLRNICLVDGRPTLFDCVEFNDDIAVVDVLYDLAFLLMDLEHRGLRPLANTLLNRMLELTGDCDGLALLPLFLSARAAVRAKVLASGAAAQPDPAAAHAEAASYLDHAVRAIQPPEPMMVALGGLSGTGKTTVARALAPGIGPAPGAVVLRSDVLRKQLFGVSETERLPAEAYSGEVTRRVYAGLLERAGRIVRAGHAVIVDAVNARPEERTDLEAAARDAGVPFRGIWLEADADTLAARVRLRTGDASDADEAVVRRQLLYEIEPLTWHRISSVGDTGSVISNIEKIIV, via the coding sequence ATGACCCATGATCCCGCCCCTTCGGACCAGGCCGCCGTCGTGGAGTTCCTGTCCGCCCCGGGCACCCACGGGGGCGCCGCGGTCGAGCGAGTCGATACCCATGGAAGCATCGTCTTCCTGGCCGGTGATCGCGTCTACAAGCTGAAGCGCGCGGTCCGGTTTCCCTATATGGACTATGGCACGGTCGAGCGCCGGCGCGCCGCCTGCGAGGCGGAGGTGCGGCTGAACCGGCGCACGGCGCCCTCGGTCTATCTCGGGATCGCCCCGGTGCTGCGGCGGCCCGACGGCTCGCTCGCCCTGGGCGGGATCGGGGCGTCCGTATCGGAACCCGGCGTCCCGGCCGACTGGGTCGTGGCGATGGCTCGGCTGGACCAGGACACCCTGTTCGACCGCATGGCCGACCGCGGCGCGCTCACCGCCGGGCTGATGCGCGATCTCGCGGAAACGATCGCGGCCTTCCACGCCGGGGCCGAGGTGGTCACCGACCGCGGCGGGGCCGGTGCCATGCGCTGGGTGGTCGAGGACAATATCGCGGAACTGGCGGAACGGCCGGACGACTTCCCGCCCGACTGTGTCCGGGCACTCGGTACGGCCTCGACCGCCGCGCTCGACCGGCTCGGCGGGTTGCTGGACCGGCGGCGCGATGGCGGCTTCGTCCGGTTCTGCCACGGCGACCTGCATCTGCGGAACATCTGCCTTGTCGACGGCCGGCCGACGCTGTTCGACTGCGTGGAGTTCAACGACGACATCGCCGTCGTCGACGTGCTGTACGATCTGGCCTTCCTGCTGATGGACCTGGAGCATCGCGGGCTCCGCCCGCTGGCCAATACGCTGCTGAACCGGATGCTGGAACTGACGGGCGACTGCGACGGGCTGGCGCTGCTGCCGCTGTTCCTGTCCGCCCGCGCGGCCGTCCGGGCCAAGGTGCTGGCGAGCGGCGCCGCGGCGCAGCCCGATCCGGCGGCGGCCCATGCCGAGGCCGCGTCCTACCTGGACCATGCCGTGAGGGCGATCCAACCCCCGGAGCCCATGATGGTGGCGCTCGGCGGCCTGTCCGGGACCGGCAAGACGACGGTCGCACGCGCCCTGGCGCCAGGCATCGGCCCGGCGCCGGGAGCGGTGGTCCTGCGCAGCGACGTGCTGCGGAAGCAACTCTTCGGCGTGTCGGAAACCGAGCGGCTGCCGGCCGAGGCCTATTCCGGAGAGGTGACCCGCCGGGTCTATGCCGGACTGCTGGAGCGCGCCGGGCGCATCGTCCGGGCCGGGCACGCCGTTATCGTCGATGCCGTCAATGCCCGGCCGGAGGAGCGGACCGACCTGGAGGCGGCGGCGCGGGACGCCGGCGTGCCGTTCCGGGGCATCTGGCTGGAGGCGGACGCCGATACCCTGGCGGCCCGGGTGAGATTGCGGACCGGCGATGCGTCGGACGCGGACGAGGCCGTGGTGCGCCGCCAGCTTCTTTATGAAATTGAGCCGCTGACCTGGCATCGCATCTCGTCGGTCGGTGATACGGGATCGGTGATATCAAATATAGAGAAAATTATCGTATAA
- a CDS encoding creatininase family protein — MPVPHSRFWQELTTKEFAALDAERTIAVLPVGAVEQHGPHLSVWVDSAINTGIMARAVPQIPDHLSVLILPMLPVGKSDEHEAYPGTLSLSAETLIRLWTEVGESVHRAGIRKLVLYNSHGGQPQIMDIVARDLRVRLKMFVVTCSWFSPGLPDGLFPPSEIVHGIHGGGIETSMMLHLRPDMVRPAERRKFDSLSIEMEQEFKYLTPEGKVGFGWQTQDLNLFGACGDATDADADRGAKLVDHAARCLVELLGEVDRFPLDALRDRV; from the coding sequence ATGCCGGTGCCGCACAGCCGATTCTGGCAGGAATTGACCACCAAGGAATTCGCGGCGCTGGATGCCGAGCGGACCATCGCCGTGCTGCCGGTCGGCGCGGTGGAGCAGCACGGGCCGCACCTCTCGGTCTGGGTGGACAGCGCGATCAATACCGGGATCATGGCGCGGGCGGTGCCGCAGATACCGGACCATCTGTCGGTGCTGATCCTGCCGATGCTTCCCGTCGGCAAGTCCGACGAGCACGAAGCCTACCCCGGAACCCTCTCGCTGTCGGCGGAAACCCTGATCCGTCTCTGGACCGAAGTGGGCGAGAGCGTCCATCGCGCGGGCATCCGCAAGCTGGTCCTGTACAACAGCCACGGCGGCCAGCCCCAGATCATGGATATCGTGGCGCGCGACCTGCGCGTCCGCCTGAAGATGTTCGTGGTGACCTGCAGCTGGTTCAGCCCGGGCCTTCCGGACGGGCTGTTCCCGCCGTCCGAAATCGTCCACGGCATCCATGGCGGCGGCATCGAAACGTCGATGATGCTCCATCTGCGCCCTGACATGGTGCGCCCGGCGGAGCGCCGGAAATTCGACTCCCTCAGCATCGAGATGGAGCAGGAATTCAAGTACTTGACCCCGGAAGGCAAGGTCGGCTTCGGGTGGCAGACCCAGGATCTCAACCTGTTCGGCGCCTGCGGCGACGCGACGGACGCCGACGCGGACCGGGGCGCCAAGCTGGTCGACCACGCCGCCCGGTGCCTCGTCGAGTTGCTGGGAGAGGTGGACCGCTTCCCGCTCGACGCGTTGCGCGACCGGGTGTGA